Genomic DNA from Haloarcula marina:
CCGACGGTGACCGCGATACCGTCGGCGCGGAGTGTCTCGGCCCGGTGTTCGTCGTCCGTAACGACGGCAAGCGGGTCGGTCCCCTCGCTGATGGCGTCGACGAGCGCCATCGCAATCGACCCCGCGCCGAGTACGAGCCGAGACGGCATAGCGAACCCTCCACTCTGGAGCGTCTAAAAACCCGTTACTTCAGTCGCTCTTGGAGGAAGGACGGATGGGCCGCCGTCACGCCCGTTAAAGAGAGAATCTCGTCTTCGATGACCGCCGCGAGCGAGTTGCCGTCCGTCGCGCGCACCTCGGCCATCAGCATGTGGTCACCACTCGACGTATAGAGCGACTCGACGGCGTCGATGTCTTTCAACTGCCGGGTCGCCTCGACGTACCGTTCGCTCGCGACGTCGATACCGACCATCGCGATAGACTGTCCGGCGAGCTTTTTCGGGTCGATATCGGCGGAATACCCGACGATAACGCCTTCGTCTTCGAGTTTCTGGATGTACTTTCGAACCGTCGGTTTCGACACGTCGGCCCGTTCGGCGATGTCGGCGTATGATGCCTGCGCGTCCTCTTCGAGGACCGACAGGATACGACGCTCCGTAGACTCAGCACTCATGTACGTTTCTTTTCCGTGGATGAAAAAATATCTTCCGAACCAGAAACCCCCGTGCCGAACCGTCGGAAACGGGGTGGCTACGCCCGAAGTGGGCTTACTTGTGGTGTTCCAGCAGGTTGTCGTAGGTCCGCTCCCACTCGGCGTCCTCGTCGAAGTACCGCTCTGCGAGCGGTTCCTCGGGCATCTCGCCGATGGCCTGCTTCTCCTCACCGTAGGAGGGGCGGGCGTCCTCGACGTACATGCGGCCGGTGAGGACTTCGCCCTCGTACAGTTTCTCTTCGGTCTGTCGCATCATCTCGGCCGCTTCCGTGCGGTCCGAGAGGTCGAAGTCGTAGTCGTCGGACTGCTGCACGTCCGTGTACGGGACGTAGTGCTTCGCGTCCTTGTTCCACGTCGGA
This window encodes:
- the lrpA1 gene encoding HTH-type transcriptional regulator LrpA1, producing MSAESTERRILSVLEEDAQASYADIAERADVSKPTVRKYIQKLEDEGVIVGYSADIDPKKLAGQSIAMVGIDVASERYVEATRQLKDIDAVESLYTSSGDHMLMAEVRATDGNSLAAVIEDEILSLTGVTAAHPSFLQERLK